A window from Thiomonas sp. FB-Cd encodes these proteins:
- the hscA gene encoding Fe-S protein assembly chaperone HscA — translation MPLLQISEPGQSPDPHQRRVAIGIDLGTTHSLVAVVRSGVAECLPDAQGRVLLPSAVRYHAEGAPTVGWEALAAKTADPQGTVVSAKRLMGRSLADLSPAMHLPYRFAEQPGMVGIQTVRGVKTPVDVSADILRVLRQRAEDALGTDIVGAVVTVPAYFDDAQRQATKDAARLAGINVLRLINEPTAAAVAYGLDDAAEGVYAVYDLGGGTFDISVLRLTRGVFEVMATGGDTFLGGDDYDALLAAEIATKSGLSTLDPHARAALLSVARNAKEKLSSQDTVRVDVGLPSGERVAQTITQEDFARCTQGLTERTIALLHQVLGDAQVSPPDIAGIVLVGGSTRMPVVRQAVRRFFGREPMVDLNPDEVVAVGAARQAHALAGNHSEEDPLLLDVIPLSLCLETMGGLVERIIPRNTTIPTARAQEFTTFKDGQTAMSIHVVQGERELVADCRSLARFELRGIPPMTAGAARVLVTFQVDADGLLEVSAREQSTGVQAKVEVKPSYGLSDAQIADMLQASFAAAGRDAAQRALHEEQVDAERLLDATRNAMRADSDLLSAEELDRIHAAMASVAQASRGEDHLAIRSAIEQLAHVTESFAAQRMNRSIRRALAGKSVSSLAGETHALDQAAPNEP, via the coding sequence ATGCCTCTCCTCCAAATTTCTGAACCCGGCCAGTCCCCCGATCCGCATCAGAGGCGGGTGGCCATCGGCATTGATCTTGGCACCACGCATTCACTCGTCGCCGTCGTGCGCAGTGGTGTGGCTGAGTGCCTGCCTGATGCGCAGGGTCGCGTCTTGCTGCCATCGGCTGTGCGCTACCACGCAGAGGGTGCGCCCACGGTTGGCTGGGAGGCGCTGGCAGCAAAAACCGCGGACCCGCAGGGCACAGTCGTATCGGCAAAGCGGCTGATGGGCCGCAGTCTTGCCGATCTTAGCCCGGCCATGCATCTTCCCTATCGATTCGCCGAGCAGCCCGGGATGGTGGGAATCCAAACGGTCCGGGGGGTAAAGACACCGGTGGATGTCTCGGCCGATATCCTGCGCGTGCTCAGGCAGCGCGCTGAAGATGCGCTCGGCACTGATATCGTCGGAGCTGTGGTGACCGTGCCCGCGTATTTTGACGACGCGCAGCGTCAGGCAACCAAGGATGCCGCGCGCCTAGCCGGGATCAATGTGTTGCGCCTGATTAACGAGCCGACGGCAGCCGCCGTCGCCTATGGATTGGATGATGCTGCCGAGGGTGTGTACGCTGTATACGATCTGGGTGGCGGCACATTTGACATATCGGTTCTGCGCCTCACGCGCGGCGTCTTTGAAGTCATGGCTACCGGTGGCGACACCTTCCTGGGAGGGGACGACTACGACGCTTTGCTGGCAGCCGAGATTGCGACGAAGAGTGGCCTTTCAACCCTTGATCCTCATGCGCGAGCGGCACTGCTGAGCGTCGCGCGAAATGCCAAGGAGAAACTCAGCAGCCAGGACACGGTCCGCGTCGACGTGGGGCTGCCGTCCGGCGAACGTGTGGCCCAGACGATCACGCAAGAGGATTTCGCGCGGTGTACCCAAGGGCTGACAGAGCGCACGATTGCGCTGTTGCATCAGGTGTTAGGCGACGCTCAGGTTAGCCCCCCGGACATCGCGGGGATCGTGCTCGTGGGAGGTTCGACGCGGATGCCAGTGGTGCGCCAAGCCGTGCGCCGATTCTTTGGGCGCGAGCCCATGGTTGATCTCAATCCAGATGAGGTTGTGGCTGTGGGTGCGGCGCGCCAGGCACATGCGCTGGCTGGCAATCACAGCGAAGAAGACCCGCTGCTGCTTGACGTCATTCCGCTGTCGCTTTGCCTCGAAACAATGGGGGGGTTGGTCGAGCGCATCATTCCGCGTAACACCACGATCCCGACTGCGCGTGCGCAGGAGTTCACAACATTCAAGGATGGGCAGACAGCGATGTCCATTCACGTCGTGCAGGGGGAACGCGAGTTGGTCGCCGATTGCCGGTCGCTTGCGCGTTTTGAACTGCGCGGCATTCCACCAATGACGGCGGGCGCCGCACGGGTCCTCGTCACGTTTCAGGTCGACGCCGATGGGTTGTTGGAAGTCAGCGCACGCGAGCAAAGCACTGGTGTGCAGGCAAAGGTGGAGGTCAAGCCGAGTTATGGCTTGAGCGATGCGCAAATTGCTGACATGCTGCAAGCGAGCTTTGCCGCGGCGGGTCGGGATGCCGCACAGCGTGCGCTGCACGAGGAGCAAGTGGATGCCGAACGCTTGCTCGACGCCACCCGCAATGCCATGCGCGCCGACTCGGATTTGCTGAGCGCGGAGGAGCTGGATCGTATCCATGCGGCGATGGCGAGCGTCGCCCAAGCTTCCCGCGGCGAGGACCATCTTGCCATTCGCAGCGCGATCGAACAGCTGGCGCACGTGACCGAATCTTTCGCTGCGCAGCGCATGAACCGCAGTATCCGCCGCGCTTTAGCCGGGAAAAGCGTTTCCAGCTTGGCCGGTGAGACACACGCGCTTGACCAGGCGGCCCCTAACGAGCCTTAA
- the fdx gene encoding ISC system 2Fe-2S type ferredoxin, whose amino-acid sequence MPVITVLPHHEYCPEGARVEAERGTSVCEALLEHDIPIEHACEMSCACTTCHVIVREGYASLGEPDECEDDLLDRAWGLEPTSRLSCQAILSDKDVTIEIPKYSINHAKE is encoded by the coding sequence ATGCCCGTGATCACCGTTTTGCCGCACCATGAGTATTGCCCAGAAGGCGCAAGGGTTGAGGCCGAGCGCGGCACCTCCGTGTGCGAGGCGCTGCTCGAGCACGATATTCCAATCGAGCATGCCTGCGAGATGTCGTGCGCCTGCACAACCTGTCATGTGATCGTTCGCGAGGGTTACGCCTCGTTGGGGGAGCCTGATGAGTGTGAGGACGATTTGCTGGACCGCGCTTGGGGTCTTGAGCCGACATCACGCCTATCGTGTCAGGCCATCCTGAGCGATAAGGACGTCACGATCGAAATTCCCAAGTACTCGATCAATCACGCCAAGGAGTAG
- the prmC gene encoding peptide chain release factor N(5)-glutamine methyltransferase, with amino-acid sequence MNISAPASMLTQAESEHLSDESRRRFAERYLQLEQALHALPDKPEETPNAALRALWHLAAGTALSAAQATERSLPNLNSEQLATLDALITQRLQGMPLAYITGRQRFMNLDLLASPQALIPRRETEMLGLAALARQRELLAMNGRVRIVDVCCGSGNLALALAHADPRAHVHAADLSLDALELARNNTSLLGLAPQVSFHHGDLLSPFDTPDYHGRIDMVISAPPYISTAKVDTLPSEIIGYEPTLAFDGGPFGVGILMRLMRESPALLRAGGWLGMEVGLGQGAAMLQLLRKNFEFDRVDTVCDTDGNIRVLMARRRTPANASVSSCA; translated from the coding sequence GTGAACATCAGCGCCCCAGCATCCATGCTCACGCAGGCCGAGAGCGAGCACCTGTCAGATGAGAGCCGCAGGCGCTTCGCCGAGCGGTACTTGCAGTTGGAGCAAGCGCTGCACGCGCTGCCCGATAAACCCGAGGAAACCCCCAATGCGGCCTTGCGTGCGCTATGGCATCTTGCAGCCGGAACCGCCTTGTCTGCAGCGCAGGCGACGGAGCGCAGCTTGCCAAACCTCAATTCCGAGCAATTGGCAACCCTGGATGCGCTGATCACCCAGCGCTTGCAGGGCATGCCATTGGCGTACATCACCGGCCGCCAGCGCTTCATGAACTTGGATCTTTTGGCAAGCCCGCAAGCACTCATCCCCCGGCGAGAAACCGAGATGCTGGGCCTGGCGGCTTTGGCCCGCCAACGGGAACTTCTCGCCATGAATGGCCGCGTGCGCATCGTCGACGTATGCTGCGGATCGGGCAACCTCGCCCTCGCGTTGGCGCACGCGGACCCGCGAGCGCATGTGCATGCAGCCGATCTCTCGTTGGACGCATTGGAACTCGCACGCAACAACACCTCGCTTCTGGGCCTGGCACCACAGGTGAGCTTCCACCATGGAGACCTCCTTTCGCCGTTCGATACACCCGACTACCATGGGCGCATCGACATGGTGATATCAGCTCCGCCATACATCTCTACGGCCAAGGTGGACACCCTTCCTTCCGAGATCATTGGCTATGAACCAACTCTGGCCTTCGACGGCGGCCCGTTCGGCGTCGGCATCTTGATGCGCCTGATGCGGGAATCCCCCGCATTGCTCCGCGCGGGCGGCTGGTTGGGTATGGAAGTTGGCCTAGGCCAAGGCGCCGCCATGCTTCAACTGCTGCGCAAGAACTTCGAATTCGACCGGGTGGACACCGTCTGCGACACAGACGGCAACATTCGCGTCTTGATGGCCCGCCGGCGCACGCCGGCAAATGCCAGCGTTTCAAGCTGTGCCTGA
- the nadE gene encoding NAD(+) synthase: protein MTRQLPQRGCQDAKRAVTSVPAAAQTEGAPSQVSISPAVFDLDYELEVERITAFMRRALAGMHKRGVVLGLSGGVDSSVCAALAARALGPNKVLGLLMPEQDSSCQSTSLGAAVGAHLGLRCETEDIAPALTALGCYARRDEAIRSLFPAYDSDWKNKIVIASSKDGKVHFFDLVVQDPEGVTARARLPLREYLQIVAATNFKQRVRKTVEYYHADRLNYAVLGTPNRLEFDQGFFVKNGDGAADLKPIAHLYKTQIYALARHLCLPESVCTATPTTDTYSLPQGQDEFYFALPWARMDLALWARNEGLPAGQLAQALGLSTVQAEQIYADIDAKRRSTHYLHQPAQLVEPILTSATHSTS, encoded by the coding sequence ATGACCAGGCAACTTCCCCAGCGTGGGTGCCAAGACGCAAAGCGCGCGGTCACTTCAGTGCCAGCTGCAGCTCAAACCGAGGGGGCGCCGAGCCAGGTCTCGATTAGCCCGGCCGTATTTGATCTGGACTACGAGCTTGAGGTCGAACGCATCACTGCTTTCATGCGGCGCGCCCTCGCAGGCATGCACAAGCGCGGCGTCGTGCTGGGCCTTTCGGGTGGGGTGGACAGTTCCGTGTGCGCTGCGCTTGCTGCACGCGCACTCGGTCCCAATAAGGTGCTGGGCCTGTTGATGCCGGAACAAGACTCCAGTTGCCAGAGCACAAGTCTTGGTGCCGCTGTAGGCGCGCACCTCGGTCTTCGCTGTGAAACCGAAGACATCGCACCGGCGTTGACGGCCTTGGGCTGTTATGCCCGGCGCGACGAAGCGATCCGATCCTTGTTTCCTGCGTATGACTCCGATTGGAAAAACAAGATCGTCATTGCAAGCAGCAAAGACGGCAAGGTCCATTTCTTTGATCTCGTCGTCCAGGATCCAGAAGGAGTGACGGCGCGTGCGCGACTGCCGCTGCGTGAATACCTTCAAATTGTTGCTGCAACCAACTTCAAGCAGCGCGTGCGCAAGACGGTCGAGTACTACCATGCCGACCGCCTCAACTACGCCGTCCTGGGTACGCCCAACCGACTCGAATTCGACCAGGGTTTCTTCGTGAAGAATGGCGATGGCGCGGCGGATCTCAAGCCCATTGCTCACCTTTACAAGACCCAAATTTACGCCCTTGCGCGGCATCTGTGCCTGCCCGAGTCCGTGTGCACCGCCACGCCCACTACGGATACATACAGCTTGCCGCAGGGCCAGGATGAATTTTATTTTGCCCTGCCTTGGGCGCGGATGGATTTGGCGCTTTGGGCCCGCAATGAAGGCCTGCCTGCGGGGCAACTCGCGCAAGCACTGGGATTGTCGACCGTTCAGGCCGAACAGATCTACGCGGACATCGACGCCAAGCGGCGAAGCACGCATTACCTGCACCAACCCGCGCAACTGGTTGAGCCCATCCTCACCTCGGCAACGCACTCCACATCGTGA
- a CDS encoding acyl carrier protein, with product MSDVKEQVRRYIDDNFIMGSGSEQFSDADSLLDLHIVDSTGILELILFLEECFGIQVQDAEMVPENLDSLEAIAAYVGRKRHAQLAA from the coding sequence ATGAGCGACGTCAAAGAGCAGGTCCGACGCTATATCGACGACAACTTCATCATGGGTTCGGGCTCTGAGCAGTTCTCGGATGCGGATTCGCTGCTCGATCTACACATCGTCGACTCCACCGGCATCCTCGAACTTATCCTGTTCCTTGAGGAGTGCTTTGGCATTCAGGTGCAGGATGCGGAAATGGTTCCGGAAAACCTCGACAGTCTCGAAGCCATTGCCGCCTATGTAGGGCGTAAGCGCCACGCGCAGCTTGCAGCATGA
- a CDS encoding class I adenylate-forming enzyme family protein: MKSTFSVDFHPVLLHDFFSATAARLAAKTALVCQGRRSSYADIAARAGGLMVSLRAQGLSRGDRVALFLDNSEDMVAAIFAVLQVGAVFMPVNTLTKADKLAYMLNDAGASGLITQTALAPVVRDALSHAPGVRACWTVGAAERSTFNGTELLSYPPALPAGEALPAPDRNTIDQDLAAIIYTSGSTGHPKGVMLTHLNMVSAQESVSQYLGLRENDVIACALPLAFDYGLYQILMAFKLGATVVLDRSFTYPVHVLQTMARERVTVFPGVPTMFALLMALDNLADFDLSHLRLITNTAAALSETQIRRIRALFPQALLYSMYGLTECKRVTYLPPEQLDIRPTSVGRGMPNEEVWLVDEAGTRLPNGSTGELVVRGSHVMRGYWNKPTETAERLRPGPSAFETVLYSGDIFRTDAEGWLYFVGRRDDIIKSRGEKVSPREVENVLYELPGIVEVAVVGVDDALLGQAVKAFIVLVPGSTYSERDVLKHCHTRLESFMVPKRVEFVDSLPHTNTGKIKKIGLR; the protein is encoded by the coding sequence ATGAAGTCCACGTTTTCAGTTGACTTCCATCCTGTGCTGCTCCACGATTTTTTTTCAGCCACCGCCGCGCGCCTTGCCGCGAAAACGGCACTCGTGTGCCAAGGCCGGCGCAGCAGTTACGCGGATATCGCTGCGCGGGCCGGAGGTCTCATGGTCAGTCTGCGTGCGCAAGGGCTGTCGCGCGGTGACAGGGTCGCCTTGTTTCTCGACAACTCGGAGGACATGGTTGCGGCGATATTTGCCGTACTGCAGGTTGGCGCCGTGTTCATGCCCGTCAATACGCTAACCAAGGCTGACAAGCTCGCCTACATGCTGAACGATGCTGGCGCAAGCGGGCTGATCACGCAAACCGCGCTAGCGCCGGTCGTGCGTGATGCCCTTTCCCACGCACCCGGCGTTCGTGCATGCTGGACGGTTGGTGCTGCAGAGAGATCCACATTCAACGGCACCGAGCTCCTAAGCTACCCTCCTGCGCTGCCGGCCGGCGAAGCCCTTCCCGCGCCTGACCGCAACACGATCGACCAGGATCTGGCCGCCATCATTTACACCTCTGGATCCACTGGCCACCCCAAGGGGGTGATGCTTACGCACCTGAACATGGTGTCTGCTCAGGAGTCCGTCAGCCAGTATCTGGGCCTTCGGGAAAACGACGTCATCGCCTGCGCGCTGCCTCTGGCATTCGACTACGGCCTTTACCAGATCCTCATGGCCTTCAAGCTCGGCGCCACCGTGGTCCTTGATCGCTCATTCACTTACCCTGTGCATGTGCTACAGACCATGGCGCGCGAGCGAGTCACGGTGTTCCCCGGTGTCCCCACCATGTTCGCGTTGCTCATGGCGCTTGACAACCTGGCTGATTTTGACCTCTCCCACCTGCGCCTGATTACAAACACCGCCGCCGCCCTGTCCGAAACCCAGATTCGCCGCATCCGCGCACTCTTTCCGCAAGCCCTTCTTTACTCAATGTACGGCTTGACCGAATGCAAGCGGGTGACCTACCTGCCCCCCGAACAACTTGACATCCGCCCAACAAGTGTCGGGCGCGGAATGCCAAACGAAGAGGTATGGCTGGTGGACGAGGCCGGCACACGGCTACCCAATGGCAGCACCGGTGAACTGGTCGTGCGAGGCAGCCACGTGATGCGTGGCTATTGGAACAAACCCACAGAGACCGCTGAGCGTCTGCGCCCCGGACCTAGTGCATTCGAGACCGTGCTGTACTCCGGTGACATCTTTCGCACCGATGCAGAGGGCTGGCTCTATTTTGTGGGGCGTAGGGACGACATCATCAAGAGCCGTGGCGAGAAAGTTAGCCCACGCGAGGTTGAAAACGTTCTTTATGAATTGCCAGGCATAGTTGAAGTCGCTGTGGTGGGGGTCGACGACGCCTTGCTTGGACAAGCCGTGAAAGCCTTCATCGTCCTCGTACCTGGTAGCACCTACAGCGAGCGCGACGTGTTGAAGCATTGCCACACGCGCCTGGAGAGCTTCATGGTCCCAAAGCGCGTGGAGTTCGTGGATAGCCTGCCACACACGAACACCGGAAAAATCAAGAAAATCGGACTTCGCTAG